Within Sphingobium aromaticiconvertens, the genomic segment CCGAACTGCGCGAGGCGTGTGAGGATGTGATCCTCAACCGGCCGCAGCGCGACCCGGAGATCACGCCGACCGAGCGGCTGGTTACGCTGGCCGAGAAGTTTCGTGGCACCGATGCGGGCGCGGAAAAGGCGGCGGAGGAATGGCGCGGCTGGCCAGTGTCCAAGCGGCTGGAACATGCGCTGGTCAAGGGCATCGACATGTATGTGGTCGAGGATACCGAGGAAGCGCGACTGGTCGCGGCCAAGCCGATCGAGGTGATCGAAGGGCCGCTGATGGATGGCATGAACGTGGTCGGCGACCTGTTCGGCGCGGGCAAGATGTTCCTGCCGCAGGTGGTGAAATCCGCCCGCGTGATGAAGAAGGCGGTCGCGCATCTTCTGCCCTATATCGAGGCGGCGAAGGAACCGGGCGCCAAGGGCAAGGGCCGGATCATCATGGCGACGGTCAAGGGCGACGTGCATGACATCGGCAAGAATATCGTCGGCGTCGTGCTTCAGTGCAATGGTTTCGAGGTGATCGATCTGGGCGTCATGGTCGCCTGGCAGGACATCATCAGGGCGGCGAACGAAAATGACGCCGACATGATCGGCCTGTCCGGCCTCATCACCCCCTCGCTGGACGAGATGGTGACGGTGGCGCAGGAAATGCAGCGCGCCGACATGACCATGCCGCTGCTGATCGGCGGTGCGACCACATCGAAAGTGCATACCGCGCTCCGCATCGACCCGGCCTTTGCCGGCCCGGTCGTGCATGTGCTGGACGCCAGCCGTGCGGTTGGCGTGGCGACGGCGCTGGTCAGCGAGACGCAGAAGGCCGACTTCGTTCAGAAGACCAAGGACGATTATGAGCATGTCCGCGTCGCCCGCGCCAACAAGGGGCAAAGCGCGCTGGTGCCGATCGAGGATGCGCGCGCCAACGCATTCGAGATTGACGAAAATCTGAAGCCGCCACGTCCGCGCCTGCCCGGCGTCCATCAGTTTCCCGATTGGGATCTGAAGGATCTGCGTGAGTATATCGACTGGACGCCTTTCTTCCGCGCCTGGGAACTGGCGGGCAATTATCCCGCCATTCTGACCGATGAGGTTGTCGGCGAAAGCGCGTCCAGCCTGTTCGCCGATGCGCAGGCGATGCTGGACAAGGTCATCAATGAAAAATGGCTGACGGCGCGCGGTGTCGCGGGCCTGTGGCCGTGCCGCCGCGAGGACGACGATATCGTCGTCCATGTCGAGGATGAAAAGCATTTCCGCCTGCCGATGCTGCGCCAGCAGATCCAGAAGCGCGAAGGGCGGGCCAATATGTGCCTCGCCGATTTCATCAGCCATGATGGCGACTGGATGGGTGGCTTTGCGGTTGGTATCCACGGGATCGAGCCGCATCTGGCGCGGTTCAAGAATGCGATCGACGACTATTCGGACATTTTGCTCAAGGCGCTGGCCGATCGTCTGGCCGAAGCCTTTGCCGAGCGGCTGCACCATTATGTCCGCACCGCACTGTGGGGCTATGCGGAGGGCGAGCAACTGACGAATGAGGCGCTGATCCGCGAACAATATCGCGGTATCCGTCCGGCGCCCGGCTATCCGGCCTGCCCGGAGCATAGTTTGAAGCCGATCCTCTTCAAAATGCTGGACGCGCACAAGGCGACCGGCATCTCGCTGACCGAAAGTTTCGCGATGCTGCCGACGGCGGCGGTCAGCGGTTTCTACTTCGGCCATCCGCAGGCAGAATATTTCGGCGTGGCGCGCGTGGGCCGCGACCAGTTGGAGGAATATGCGACCCGGCGCGGCATCGACCTGGAAACGGCGGAGCGGTATCTGCGACCCAACCTGGATTAACCTGCCACTCGCCGCCTGTCCCGATCTGGGGCGGCGGCGGCGTTAACCATGTGTTAGCATTGGTGTTCCCCCTGCGCACGCGTAAGGGGCTGTCATGCGTATCCTGTCCATCACCCTGTTGCTGAGCGCGGCCGTCGCCGCCACCGCCTTTGCCCAGAGCAGTAGCGGTGGCTTTACCGTTGCGGAAAGTGGCCGAAACTTCGGTACGCTTTCCGCTGCGCTGGCGGCGATCGGGGACGGGCAGGGGACGGTCGTCGTCGCGCCGGGCACCTATCGCCAATGCGCGGTCCAGCAGGGCGGGGATGTCACCATCCGCGCGCAAAATGCGGGCACGGCCATCTTCGACGGCGTGACCTGCGAGGACAAGGCAGCGCTGGTGCTGCGTGGCCGATCCAGCAAGATAGACGGCATCGTCTTTCAGAATCTGCGCGTGCCCGACGGCAATGGCGCGGGCGTCCGGTTGGAAAGCGGCAATCTGGACGTCGCCAACAGCCTGTTCCGCAACAGTGAGGAAGGCATTTTGACCGGCGACGGAGTGGGCAATGCCATCCGCATCGACCAGTCGACCTTCCGCCATCTGGGCCGGTGCGACCGTGACCTGTCCTGCGCGCACAGCCTGTATATCGGCCATTATGGCAGCCTGAGCGTCACCCGCTCGCGTTTTGACAGCGGCGATGGCGGGCATTATCTGAAAAGCCGTGCGGCGCGCGTGTCCATCCTGAACAATAGTTTCGACGACAGCGCCGGACGCACCACCAATTATATGATCGACCTGTCCAACGGCGCCAGCGGCGAGATTCGCGGGAATGAGATGGTGCAGGGCCGCGACAAGGAAAATTGGAGCGCCTTCATCACCGTTGCGCCAGAGGGCCGCGAGAATGACAGCGGGGGCCTGACGATCGATGGCAACAGCGCCTCCTTCGTCCCCGGCCTGTCGCGCCAGAGCAGCTTCATCGCCAACTTCACCGACGATGCGGTGCGGATCGGCACGAACAAGCTGGCGAGCGGGATCAAAGTTTCCGATCGCCGCTGACCCCTTGCGCCCGACCTCTTGCCGGGCGACAAGCAGCGCCATGCGCTCCACCAACGATACCGCCACTGTCCGCCTTTACCACCTCAGCGACGCGCAGGAAGGTGGGGCGGCGACGACGCTTTTCTACGGTTCCTTTGGCGAAGCGATGCAGATCGCGGCGCAGCAGCCGGAAGATGTGCAGGACGGCCTGTTCCTGGCCACCGACAATGATGTGGTGGCCTATATCGACTTGATCGAAAGCTAGTCGCCTGAACTGGCCAACGAGGCCGGATCGGGATCGAGCGGACGGCGACCAAAGACATTGCCCGCCGGGAAATAGCGGCAGACCAGATAGTCATTGTCGCGACCCTCGGCCAGCGCGCAGCCCATGGAGCGGGTGCCGCGCCAGATGATCTGGCTATAATGGCCGACATCCTGCCAGCGGCCCGATCGGCTGATGTCGGGCATGGGTTTGTCGGCACGGAACAGCGCCCGCTCGTCGAGGAACGCCGCCATCATCACGCGATAGTCGTAGAGGCGGCGCGCGCCCATCCAGAGATTTTCGCCGCTGGGCGTCGCCCGCGCGGTGCGGGCGGAATGGCGGAACTGACCGCTGTGGGCCATCTCATCGGCGTAGCGGGCCGCTTCCCTCGCCAGCCCTTCGTCCCAGACGAGAGCGGCAACGCCT encodes:
- a CDS encoding right-handed parallel beta-helix repeat-containing protein — protein: MRILSITLLLSAAVAATAFAQSSSGGFTVAESGRNFGTLSAALAAIGDGQGTVVVAPGTYRQCAVQQGGDVTIRAQNAGTAIFDGVTCEDKAALVLRGRSSKIDGIVFQNLRVPDGNGAGVRLESGNLDVANSLFRNSEEGILTGDGVGNAIRIDQSTFRHLGRCDRDLSCAHSLYIGHYGSLSVTRSRFDSGDGGHYLKSRAARVSILNNSFDDSAGRTTNYMIDLSNGASGEIRGNEMVQGRDKENWSAFITVAPEGRENDSGGLTIDGNSASFVPGLSRQSSFIANFTDDAVRIGTNKLASGIKVSDRR
- the metH gene encoding methionine synthase; translation: MTTKSTATFVNIGERTNVTGSAKFKKLILSGDYAAAIEVAREQVENGAQIVDVNMDEGLLDAIEAMTTFLKLMTSEPDISRVPVMIDSSKWDVIEAGLKCVSGKPIVNSISMKEGEEAFLFHARKVMAYGAAVVVMAFDETGQADTKERKVEICGRAYDLLMDIGFPPEDIIFDPNIFAVATGIEEHNNYGVDFIEACREIKVRCPHVHISGGLSNLSFSFRGNEPVRRAMHSIFLYHAIPAGMDMGIVNAGQLDVYDTIDPELREACEDVILNRPQRDPEITPTERLVTLAEKFRGTDAGAEKAAEEWRGWPVSKRLEHALVKGIDMYVVEDTEEARLVAAKPIEVIEGPLMDGMNVVGDLFGAGKMFLPQVVKSARVMKKAVAHLLPYIEAAKEPGAKGKGRIIMATVKGDVHDIGKNIVGVVLQCNGFEVIDLGVMVAWQDIIRAANENDADMIGLSGLITPSLDEMVTVAQEMQRADMTMPLLIGGATTSKVHTALRIDPAFAGPVVHVLDASRAVGVATALVSETQKADFVQKTKDDYEHVRVARANKGQSALVPIEDARANAFEIDENLKPPRPRLPGVHQFPDWDLKDLREYIDWTPFFRAWELAGNYPAILTDEVVGESASSLFADAQAMLDKVINEKWLTARGVAGLWPCRREDDDIVVHVEDEKHFRLPMLRQQIQKREGRANMCLADFISHDGDWMGGFAVGIHGIEPHLARFKNAIDDYSDILLKALADRLAEAFAERLHHYVRTALWGYAEGEQLTNEALIREQYRGIRPAPGYPACPEHSLKPILFKMLDAHKATGISLTESFAMLPTAAVSGFYFGHPQAEYFGVARVGRDQLEEYATRRGIDLETAERYLRPNLD
- a CDS encoding CAP domain-containing protein, with translation MTDAICGDAVFGDMDNMDGGVFIRKWARALPALAIIVAQPGAAEKPERRVMPAAYYGMEEAVRDPARLRDTMLGAHNGERRAIGVAALVWDEGLAREAARYADEMAHSGQFRHSARTARATPSGENLWMGARRLYDYRVMMAAFLDERALFRADKPMPDISRSGRWQDVGHYSQIIWRGTRSMGCALAEGRDNDYLVCRYFPAGNVFGRRPLDPDPASLASSGD